The Vicinamibacterales bacterium genome has a window encoding:
- a CDS encoding HD domain-containing protein yields MGLSREDAWALVTEYTQSESLRKHMLGVEAAVRGYARQFGEDEDDWGAVALLHDFDYERYPDQQNHPFRGVEILKAKGYPDWVTRAILSHADYSGVPRESRLEKTLYACDELSGFVTAAALVRPSKSVLDLEAPSVIKRMKDKAFARAVNRDDLKRGAEELGLPLDQHIANVIAFMREKADQLGLRGNL; encoded by the coding sequence ATGGGATTGTCGCGAGAGGACGCCTGGGCGCTGGTCACGGAGTACACGCAGTCCGAGAGCCTGCGCAAGCACATGCTCGGCGTCGAAGCGGCGGTGCGCGGCTACGCGCGGCAGTTCGGCGAGGACGAGGACGACTGGGGCGCGGTCGCGCTGCTGCACGATTTCGACTACGAGCGCTATCCCGATCAGCAGAACCATCCCTTCCGCGGCGTCGAGATCCTGAAGGCGAAGGGCTACCCGGACTGGGTGACCCGCGCGATCCTCTCGCACGCGGACTACTCCGGCGTGCCGCGGGAATCGCGCCTCGAGAAGACGCTCTACGCGTGCGACGAGCTGTCCGGCTTCGTCACCGCGGCGGCGCTGGTGCGGCCGTCGAAGAGCGTCCTGGACCTCGAGGCCCCGTCCGTGATCAAGCGGATGAAGGACAAGGCGTTCGCGCGCGCGGTGAACCGCGACGATCTCAAGCGCGGCGCGGAGGAGCTCGGGCTGCCGCTCGACCAGCACATCGCCAACGTGATCGCGTTCATGCGGGAGAAGGCGGATCAGTTGGGACTGCGGGGGAATTTGTAG